One stretch of Saccharopolyspora erythraea DNA includes these proteins:
- the kdpF gene encoding K(+)-transporting ATPase subunit F: protein MSTVLANAAGGVLALLLIGYLFVALIRPEKF from the coding sequence GTGAGCACTGTGCTTGCCAACGCCGCGGGTGGCGTGTTGGCACTGCTGTTGATCGGTTACCTGTTCGTCGCGCTGATCCGGCCGGAGAAGTTCTGA
- a CDS encoding potassium-transporting ATPase subunit C — MKSTLVRQSLAGLRLLLVMTAILGVLYPLAVWGVSRLPGLRAGAEGSQVVVDGRVVGSSLIGVDPVPADPARDPYFHLRPAASAQTATGPGDPSATGGSNLAGDNPELLAAVGERRAVIAAREGVAPERVPVDAVTASASGVDPHISPAYADLQVPRVARVTGLPEAEVRRLVAEHTSGGVVEERVVNATELNLAVEAAS; from the coding sequence ATGAAGAGCACACTGGTGCGCCAGTCACTCGCGGGGCTGCGGCTGCTGCTGGTGATGACCGCGATCCTGGGCGTCCTGTACCCGCTGGCGGTGTGGGGAGTGTCCCGGCTGCCCGGTCTGCGGGCCGGCGCCGAGGGCTCGCAGGTCGTGGTGGACGGCCGGGTCGTGGGCTCGTCGCTGATCGGCGTCGACCCCGTGCCCGCCGACCCGGCCCGCGACCCCTACTTCCACCTGCGGCCCGCCGCGTCGGCGCAGACCGCGACCGGCCCCGGCGACCCCTCGGCCACCGGCGGGTCCAACCTCGCGGGTGACAACCCGGAGCTGCTCGCCGCGGTCGGCGAGCGGCGGGCGGTGATCGCCGCGCGGGAGGGCGTGGCGCCCGAGCGCGTCCCGGTCGACGCGGTGACGGCGTCGGCCAGCGGCGTGGACCCGCACATCAGCCCCGCCTACGCCGACCTCCAGGTCCCGCGGGTCGCCCGCGTCACGGGCCTGCCGGAGGCCGAGGTCCGACGGCTGGTCGCCGAGCACACCTCGGGCGGGGTCGTCGAGGAGCGGGTGGTCAACGCGACCGAGCTGAACCTGGCGGTCGAAGCCGCCTCATGA
- the kdpB gene encoding potassium-transporting ATPase subunit KdpB, translating to MTTTLEKPPQRREVPAARRLTAGAFSPRQLLTSMPDALRKLNPRHQLANPVMFVVWVGSALVTVLTLLEPNGFSIAVALWLWFTVLFANLAEAVAEGRGRAQAESLRRTKTEAVARRLAEDGTEEDVPGNELRVGDRVVVEAGQVIPGDGDVIEGIATVDESAITGESAPVIRESGGDRSAVTAGTTVLSDRIVVRITTKPGETFVDRMIALVEGAQRQKTPNEIALTILLSTLTIIFVLAVLALQPMAGYSGGLLSVVVLTALLVCLIPTTIGALLSAIGIAGMDRLVQRNVLAKSGRAVEAAGDVNTLLLDKTGTITFGNRQATELIPVGEVTKGELAAAARLSSLADETPEGVSIVTYCAENFGLPGEAQAEELAADAVAFTAQTRMSGIDIGGRQIRKGAASAVRRWASGSVTSEVDTVVDEISEQGGTPLVVAECSGGTTRVLGVVRLSDVVKPGMKERFAELRAMGIRTVMVTGDNPLTAKAIAAEAGVDDFLAEAKPEDKMELIRREQEGGRLVAMTGDGTNDAPALAQADVGVAMNTGTAAAKEAGNMVDLDSDPTKLIEIVEIGKQMLITRGALTTFSIANDLAKYFAILPAMFVAIYPQLDTLNIMRLATPTSAILSAVVFNALIIVALIPLALRGVRYQPMSAASLLRRNLLVYGLGGIATPFAGIWLIDLLVRFVPGIG from the coding sequence ATGACCACCACGTTGGAGAAACCCCCGCAGCGGCGGGAGGTTCCGGCCGCCCGCAGGCTGACGGCGGGGGCGTTCAGCCCGAGGCAGCTGCTGACCTCGATGCCCGACGCACTGCGCAAGCTCAACCCCAGGCACCAGCTCGCCAACCCGGTCATGTTCGTGGTCTGGGTCGGCTCGGCGCTGGTGACCGTGCTGACGCTGCTGGAACCGAACGGGTTCAGCATCGCCGTCGCGCTGTGGCTGTGGTTCACGGTGCTGTTCGCCAACCTCGCCGAGGCCGTCGCCGAGGGCAGGGGCCGGGCGCAGGCGGAGTCGTTGCGGCGCACCAAGACCGAGGCGGTCGCGCGGCGGCTGGCCGAGGACGGCACCGAGGAAGATGTTCCAGGCAACGAGCTGCGGGTCGGGGACCGGGTCGTGGTCGAGGCGGGACAGGTGATCCCGGGTGACGGCGACGTCATCGAGGGCATCGCGACCGTGGACGAGTCGGCGATCACCGGCGAGTCCGCCCCGGTGATCCGGGAGTCCGGCGGCGACCGCTCGGCGGTGACCGCCGGCACCACCGTGCTGTCGGACCGGATTGTCGTGCGGATCACGACCAAACCCGGCGAGACCTTCGTGGACCGAATGATCGCGCTCGTCGAGGGCGCGCAGCGGCAGAAGACGCCCAACGAGATCGCGCTGACGATCCTGCTGTCGACGCTGACGATCATCTTCGTGCTCGCCGTGCTGGCGTTGCAGCCGATGGCCGGATACTCCGGCGGCCTGCTGTCGGTGGTGGTGCTGACCGCGCTGCTGGTCTGCCTCATCCCGACCACGATCGGCGCGCTGCTCTCGGCCATCGGCATCGCCGGCATGGACCGGCTGGTGCAGCGCAACGTGCTGGCCAAGTCCGGGCGCGCCGTCGAGGCCGCGGGCGACGTCAACACCCTGCTGCTGGACAAGACCGGCACCATCACCTTCGGCAACCGCCAAGCCACCGAGCTGATCCCCGTCGGCGAGGTGACGAAGGGCGAGCTCGCCGCGGCCGCACGGCTCTCCAGCCTGGCCGACGAGACACCGGAAGGCGTCAGCATCGTCACCTACTGCGCGGAGAACTTCGGGCTGCCCGGCGAGGCGCAGGCCGAGGAACTGGCCGCCGACGCGGTGGCCTTCACCGCGCAGACGCGGATGAGCGGCATCGACATCGGCGGTCGCCAGATCCGCAAGGGCGCGGCGAGCGCGGTGCGCCGCTGGGCGAGCGGCTCGGTGACCTCCGAAGTGGACACCGTCGTCGACGAGATCTCCGAGCAGGGCGGCACTCCGCTGGTCGTCGCCGAGTGCAGCGGTGGCACGACCAGGGTGCTCGGCGTCGTCCGGTTGTCCGATGTGGTCAAGCCCGGCATGAAGGAGCGGTTCGCCGAGCTGCGCGCGATGGGCATCCGCACGGTCATGGTCACCGGCGACAACCCGCTGACCGCCAAGGCCATCGCCGCCGAAGCCGGCGTGGACGACTTCCTGGCCGAGGCCAAGCCGGAGGACAAGATGGAGCTGATCCGCCGCGAGCAGGAAGGTGGCCGGCTGGTCGCGATGACCGGCGACGGCACCAACGATGCCCCGGCGCTCGCGCAGGCCGACGTCGGTGTCGCGATGAACACCGGCACCGCCGCGGCCAAGGAAGCCGGCAACATGGTCGACCTCGACTCCGACCCGACCAAGCTGATCGAGATCGTCGAGATCGGCAAGCAGATGCTGATCACCCGCGGCGCCCTGACCACCTTCAGCATCGCCAACGACCTGGCCAAGTACTTCGCGATCCTGCCCGCGATGTTCGTGGCGATCTACCCGCAGCTCGACACCCTCAACATCATGCGCCTGGCCACCCCCACCTCGGCGATCCTGTCCGCGGTCGTGTTCAACGCGCTGATCATCGTCGCGCTGATCCCCCTGGCACTGCGCGGCGTGCGCTACCAGCCGATGAGCGCGGCGTCGCTGCTGCGGCGCAACCTGCTCGTCTACGGGCTCGGCGGCATCGCCACGCCGTTCGCCGGCATCTGGCTGATCGACCTGCTGGTCCGTTTCGTTCCCGGAATCGGGTGA
- the kdpA gene encoding potassium-transporting ATPase subunit KdpA, protein MSSLPVGLVQVGLLVLALVAVHRPFGDYMARVYTSDEHWRVERALYRVVRIDGDSPQRWTTYAAGVLGFSFVSIVLLYLLQRLQHLLPLSFGRGPVEPATAFNTAVSFATNTNWQSYVPESVLGHTVQMTGLTVQNFVSAAVGMAVAVALVRGFTGTATDRIGNVWVDITRGVTRILLPISLVAAVVLVALGGAMSLASGIEVTGVDGHTYTIATAPIASQEAIKELGTNGGGILNANSAHPFSNPGGWSNFLQLFLILVIPLCLTRTFGTMAGDRRQGYVLLSVMVSILLLMTGAAWWAETHPNGPATLAAGGAMEGKEARFGIFLSALYAVVTTGTSTGAVNSMHDSFTGLGGAVPLLNMLLGEVAPGGVGAGLYGMLMLAVIAVFLAGLMVGRTPEYLGKKLGRREITAAAVSILAMPTVVLLGAGTALALPGTLDALNNSGAHGLSEVLYAYASTGNNNGSAFAGLTVTSDFFQSTLGVAMLVGRFVPILAVLALAGALARQQRVPATAGTLPTTGPLFAGLLGGTVVLVAALTFLPALALGPIAEALA, encoded by the coding sequence ATGAGTTCCCTTCCGGTCGGCCTGGTCCAGGTCGGCCTCCTCGTGCTGGCCCTCGTCGCGGTCCACCGGCCGTTCGGCGACTACATGGCCCGCGTCTACACCAGTGACGAGCACTGGCGCGTCGAACGCGCGTTGTACCGGGTGGTGCGCATCGACGGGGACTCCCCGCAGCGCTGGACCACCTACGCGGCGGGCGTCCTCGGCTTCTCGTTCGTCTCGATCGTGTTGCTGTACCTCCTGCAACGCCTGCAACACCTGTTGCCGCTGAGCTTCGGCCGAGGCCCGGTCGAGCCCGCGACGGCGTTCAACACCGCGGTCAGCTTCGCGACCAACACCAACTGGCAGTCCTACGTCCCCGAATCGGTCCTCGGGCACACCGTGCAGATGACCGGGCTGACCGTGCAGAACTTCGTGTCGGCGGCGGTCGGCATGGCGGTGGCGGTCGCGCTGGTGCGCGGCTTCACCGGCACCGCGACCGACCGCATCGGAAACGTCTGGGTGGACATCACCCGCGGCGTCACGCGCATCCTGCTGCCCATCTCGCTGGTCGCCGCGGTCGTGCTGGTCGCGCTGGGCGGTGCGATGTCGCTGGCCTCGGGCATCGAGGTGACCGGTGTGGACGGACACACCTACACCATCGCCACCGCGCCCATCGCCAGCCAGGAGGCGATCAAGGAGCTCGGCACCAACGGCGGCGGGATCCTCAACGCCAACTCGGCGCACCCGTTCTCCAACCCCGGCGGGTGGTCGAACTTCCTGCAGCTGTTCCTGATCCTGGTCATCCCGCTGTGCCTGACGCGCACCTTCGGGACCATGGCCGGCGACCGCAGGCAGGGCTACGTCCTGCTGTCGGTGATGGTCTCGATCCTGCTGCTGATGACCGGAGCCGCCTGGTGGGCCGAGACCCACCCGAACGGTCCGGCGACCCTCGCCGCGGGCGGAGCCATGGAGGGCAAGGAAGCCCGCTTCGGGATCTTCCTCTCCGCGCTGTACGCGGTGGTCACCACCGGTACCTCGACCGGTGCGGTCAACTCGATGCACGACAGCTTCACCGGTCTGGGCGGTGCGGTGCCGCTGCTGAACATGCTGCTCGGCGAGGTCGCGCCCGGCGGTGTCGGCGCCGGTCTCTACGGGATGCTGATGCTCGCGGTGATCGCGGTGTTCCTGGCCGGGCTGATGGTCGGCCGGACCCCGGAGTACCTCGGCAAGAAGCTGGGCCGACGGGAGATCACCGCCGCCGCGGTCTCGATCCTGGCGATGCCCACCGTCGTCCTGCTCGGCGCGGGCACCGCGCTGGCGCTGCCGGGCACGCTGGATGCCCTCAACAACAGCGGCGCGCACGGTCTTTCCGAAGTGCTCTACGCCTACGCGTCCACGGGCAACAACAACGGGAGCGCGTTCGCCGGTCTGACGGTGACCAGCGACTTCTTCCAGAGCACGCTCGGCGTGGCGATGCTCGTCGGCCGCTTCGTGCCGATCCTGGCGGTGCTCGCGCTGGCCGGTGCGCTGGCGCGGCAGCAGAGGGTGCCCGCGACCGCCGGAACCCTGCCCACGACCGGTCCGCTGTTCGCCGGACTGCTCGGCGGCACCGTCGTCCTCGTCGCCGCGCTGACCTTCCTGCCGGCGCTCGCCCTCGGTCCGATCGCGGAGGCCCTCGCATGA